One Coffea arabica cultivar ET-39 chromosome 5c, Coffea Arabica ET-39 HiFi, whole genome shotgun sequence DNA window includes the following coding sequences:
- the LOC113689011 gene encoding cysteine-rich receptor-like protein kinase 10 isoform X1, translating to MRNPHNISEPDRNNFIMVLGKLVYNAVDQAANSTRGKKVAVQDDDCSSGRLYTLVQCTPDLSGDECKKCLNKAIGQLGVVNIPITGNVTRGGRIVFPICNIRYELYRFYNTVSSPPSPPPPNSPGGPPPSSTKGKGRSLSQAALIAISLIGVAIVLLIIALVFLQRRSRRRYVEMALKPTDGVAEISMAESLQYSLTEIQIATNNFSVDNKIGEGGFGRVYKGVLGNGQEVAVKRLSRSSGQGAEEFKNEILVVAKLQHRNLVRLLGFCLEGEEKILIYEFVPNKSLDYFLFDPENKRSLNWSRRYNIIGGIAKGLLYLHEDSRLRIVHRDLKVSNILLDGNMSPKIADFGMAKICGVDQSEGNTNRIAGTFGYMAPEYTRRGQFSIKSDVFSFGVVILEIVTGKKNSSFQKSEDSEDLVSYVWKHWRRGEPLALLDSSIGDSFAKNEVIQCVQLGLLCVEECVSKRPTMVSVVNMLNSSSVTLPTPHRPAVFRSHGSESIVEELEVEQSNTERISIPSSVNEASITEPYPR from the exons ATGCGGAATCCACACAACATCTCTGAACCGGACCGGAACAACTTCATAATGGTATTGGGAAAACTGGTCTATAACGCTGTAGATCAGGCAGCAAATAGTACACGGGGCAAAAAGGTTGCAGTTCAAGATGACGACTGTTCCTCGGGTAGATTGTATACCCTTGTGCAGTGCACACCAGATCTATCTGGTGATGAATGCAAAAAATGCCTCAACAAAGCTATTGGGCAGCTAGGTGTCGTGAATATCCCCATCACAGGTAATGTTACTAGAGGAGGAAGGATAGTCTTTCCAATCTGTAATATTAGGTACGAGCTCTACCGCTTCTATAATACGGTATCCTCTCCACCATCGCCTCCGCCGCCAAACTCTCCGGGGGGTCCTCCTCCCAGTTCCACCAAAG GCAAAGGGCGAAGCCTCTCACAAGCAGCTTTAATTGCTATCTCACTGATTGGGGTTGCTATTGTGCTATTAATCATTGCTTTGGTTTTCCTGCAAAGAAGATCGCGGAGGAGATATGTTGAGATGGCCCTGAAACCAACTG ATGGAGTTGCTGAAATCTCAATGGCCGAATCTTTACAGTATAGCTTAACTGAAATTCAAATTGCCACAAATAACTTCTCTGTGGATAACAAAATTGGCGAAGGTGGATTTGGTCGTGTATACAAG GGTGTACTTGGTAATGGACAAGAAGTAGCTGTTAAGAGGCTATCAAGGAGCTCAGGGCAAGGTGCAGaagaatttaaaaatgaaattctAGTAGTCGCAAAGCTTCAACATAGGAATCTAGTTCGACTATTGGGATTTTGCttggaaggagaagaaaagataCTCATCTATGAATTTGTCCCCAACAAAAGCCTTGACTACTTCCTCTTTG ATCCAGAAAATAAACGATCGTTGAACTGGTCAAGACGTTACAATATCATTGGAGGTATAGCAAAAGGACTTCTTTATCTGCATGAGGATTCTCGTCTAAGAATTGTTCATCGCGATCTCAAAGTAAGCAATATATTATTGGATGGAAATATGAGTCCAAAGATAGCAGATTTTGGCATGGCAAAGATTTGTGGAGTTGATCAATCTGAAGGAAACACAAATAGAATTGCTGGAACATT CGGTTACATGGCTCCTGAATATACGAGACGGGGCCAGTTTTCGATAAAGTCAGATGTATTCAGTTTTGGGGTTGTTATTTTAGAAATTGTTACAGGCAAGAAGAATAGTAGTTTCCAAAAATCTGAAGATTCTGAAGACCTCGTAAGTTAT GTTTGGAAGCATTGGAGACGTGGCGAACCTTTAGCTCTTCTGGATTCAAGTATTGGAGATTCTTTTGCCAAAAATGAAGTCATTCAATGTGTCCAATTAGGCTTACTATGTGTTGAAGAATGTGTCAGTAAAAGGCCTACAATGGTTTCCGTGGTCAATATGCTCAATAGTAGCTCTGTTACCCTACCAACTCCACATCGTCCAGCAGTTTTCCGGAGCCATGGATCGGAAAGCATTGTGGAAGAGCTGGAAGTTGAGCAATCTAATACCGAAAGAATTTCAATTCCAAGCTCTGTAAATGAGGCATCAATTACTGAACCATACCCCAGATAG
- the LOC113689011 gene encoding cysteine-rich receptor-like protein kinase 34 isoform X2 codes for MALKPTDGVAEISMAESLQYSLTEIQIATNNFSVDNKIGEGGFGRVYKGVLGNGQEVAVKRLSRSSGQGAEEFKNEILVVAKLQHRNLVRLLGFCLEGEEKILIYEFVPNKSLDYFLFDPENKRSLNWSRRYNIIGGIAKGLLYLHEDSRLRIVHRDLKVSNILLDGNMSPKIADFGMAKICGVDQSEGNTNRIAGTFGYMAPEYTRRGQFSIKSDVFSFGVVILEIVTGKKNSSFQKSEDSEDLVSYVWKHWRRGEPLALLDSSIGDSFAKNEVIQCVQLGLLCVEECVSKRPTMVSVVNMLNSSSVTLPTPHRPAVFRSHGSESIVEELEVEQSNTERISIPSSVNEASITEPYPR; via the exons ATGGCCCTGAAACCAACTG ATGGAGTTGCTGAAATCTCAATGGCCGAATCTTTACAGTATAGCTTAACTGAAATTCAAATTGCCACAAATAACTTCTCTGTGGATAACAAAATTGGCGAAGGTGGATTTGGTCGTGTATACAAG GGTGTACTTGGTAATGGACAAGAAGTAGCTGTTAAGAGGCTATCAAGGAGCTCAGGGCAAGGTGCAGaagaatttaaaaatgaaattctAGTAGTCGCAAAGCTTCAACATAGGAATCTAGTTCGACTATTGGGATTTTGCttggaaggagaagaaaagataCTCATCTATGAATTTGTCCCCAACAAAAGCCTTGACTACTTCCTCTTTG ATCCAGAAAATAAACGATCGTTGAACTGGTCAAGACGTTACAATATCATTGGAGGTATAGCAAAAGGACTTCTTTATCTGCATGAGGATTCTCGTCTAAGAATTGTTCATCGCGATCTCAAAGTAAGCAATATATTATTGGATGGAAATATGAGTCCAAAGATAGCAGATTTTGGCATGGCAAAGATTTGTGGAGTTGATCAATCTGAAGGAAACACAAATAGAATTGCTGGAACATT CGGTTACATGGCTCCTGAATATACGAGACGGGGCCAGTTTTCGATAAAGTCAGATGTATTCAGTTTTGGGGTTGTTATTTTAGAAATTGTTACAGGCAAGAAGAATAGTAGTTTCCAAAAATCTGAAGATTCTGAAGACCTCGTAAGTTAT GTTTGGAAGCATTGGAGACGTGGCGAACCTTTAGCTCTTCTGGATTCAAGTATTGGAGATTCTTTTGCCAAAAATGAAGTCATTCAATGTGTCCAATTAGGCTTACTATGTGTTGAAGAATGTGTCAGTAAAAGGCCTACAATGGTTTCCGTGGTCAATATGCTCAATAGTAGCTCTGTTACCCTACCAACTCCACATCGTCCAGCAGTTTTCCGGAGCCATGGATCGGAAAGCATTGTGGAAGAGCTGGAAGTTGAGCAATCTAATACCGAAAGAATTTCAATTCCAAGCTCTGTAAATGAGGCATCAATTACTGAACCATACCCCAGATAG